The following coding sequences are from one Kosakonia sp. H02 window:
- the rplL gene encoding 50S ribosomal protein L7/L12, whose product MSITKDQIIEAVAAMSVMDVVELISAMEEKFGVSAAAAVAVAAGPAAEAAEEKTEFDVILKAAGANKVAVIKAVRGATGLGLKEAKDLVESAPAALKEGVSKDDAEALKKSLEEAGAEVEVK is encoded by the coding sequence ATGTCTATCACTAAAGATCAAATCATTGAAGCAGTTGCCGCTATGTCCGTAATGGACGTTGTAGAACTGATCTCTGCAATGGAAGAAAAATTCGGTGTTTCCGCTGCTGCCGCTGTAGCTGTTGCTGCTGGCCCGGCTGCTGAAGCTGCTGAAGAAAAAACTGAGTTCGACGTAATTCTGAAAGCCGCTGGCGCTAACAAAGTTGCTGTTATCAAAGCAGTACGTGGCGCAACTGGCCTGGGTCTGAAAGAAGCTAAAGACCTGGTAGAATCTGCTCCGGCCGCTCTGAAAGAAGGCGTGAGCAAAGATGACGCTGAAGCTCTGAAAAAATCTCTGGAAGAAGCTGGCGCTGAAGTTGAAGTTAAATAA
- the rpoB gene encoding DNA-directed RNA polymerase subunit beta produces the protein MVYSYTEKKRIRKDFGKRPQVLDVPYLLSIQLDSFQKFIEQDPEGQYGLEAAFRSVFPIKSYSGNSELQYVSYRLGEPVFDVKECQIRGVTYSAPLRVKLRLVIYEREAPEGTVKDIKEQEVYMGEIPLMTDNGTFVINGTERVIVSQLHRSPGVFFDSDKGKTHSSGKVLYNARIIPYRGSWLDFEFDPKDNLFVRIDRRRKLPATIILRALNYTTEQILDLFFEKVTFEIRDNKLQMELVPERLRGETASFDIEANGKMYVEKGRRITARHIRQLEKDEIQHIEVPVEYIAGKVAAKDYVDESTGELICPANMELSLDLLAKLSQAGHKRIETLFTNDLDHGPYMSETVRVDPTNDRLSALVEIYRMMRPGEPPTREAAESLFENLFFSEDRYDLSAVGRMKFNRSLLRDSIEGSGILSKEDIIEVMKKLIGIRNGIGEVDDIDHLGNRRIRSVGEMAENQFRVGLVRVERAVKERLSLGDLDTLMPQDMINAKPISAAVKEFFGSSQLSQFMDQNNPLSEITHKRRISALGPGGLTRERAGFEVRDVHPTHYGRVCPIETPEGPNIGLINSLSVYAQTNEYGFLETPYRKVTDGVVTDEIHYLSAIEEGNYVIAQANTNLTDEGRFAEDLVTCRSKGESSLFSADQVDYMDVSTQQVVSVGASLIPFLEHDDANRALMGANMQRQAVPTLRADKPLVGTGMERAVAVDSGVTAVAKRGGTVQYVDASRIVIKVNEDEMYPGEAGIDIYNLTKYTRSNQNTCINQMPCVYLGEPIERGDVLADGPSTDLGELALGQNMRVAFMPWNGYNFEDSILVSERVVQEDRFTTIHIQELACVSRDTKLGPEEITADIPNVGEAALSKLDESGIVYIGAEVTGGDILVGKVTPKGETQLTPEEKLLRAIFGEKASDVKDSSLRVPNGVSGTVIDVQVFTRDGVEKDKRALEIEEMQLKQAKKDLSEELQILEAGLFSRIHTVLVSGGVEADKLDKLPRDRWLELGLTDEAKQNQLEQLAEQYDELKHEFEKKLEAKRRKITQGDDLAPGVLKIVKVYLAVKRQIQPGDKMAGRHGNKGVISKINPIEDMPYDENGTPVDIVLNPLGVPSRMNIGQILETHLGMAAKGIGDKINAMLKQQQEVAKLREFIQRAYDLGADVRQKVDLSTFSDEEVLRLAENLRKGMPIATPVFDGAKESEIKELLQLGGLPTSGQITLFDGRTGEQFERQVTVGYMYMLKLNHLVDDKMHARSTGSYSLVTQQPLGGKAQFGGQRFGEMEVWALEAYGAAYTLQEMLTVKSDDVNGRTKMYKNIVDGNHQMEPGMPESFNVLLKEIRSLGINIELEDE, from the coding sequence ATGGTTTACTCCTATACCGAGAAAAAACGTATTCGTAAGGATTTTGGTAAACGTCCACAAGTACTGGATGTCCCATATCTCCTTTCTATCCAGCTTGACTCGTTCCAGAAGTTCATCGAGCAAGATCCTGAAGGCCAATACGGTCTGGAAGCGGCGTTCCGCTCCGTGTTCCCGATTAAGAGCTACAGCGGTAATTCGGAACTGCAATACGTCAGCTACCGTCTTGGCGAACCCGTTTTTGACGTTAAAGAATGTCAGATCCGTGGCGTAACGTACTCCGCTCCGCTGCGTGTAAAACTGCGTCTGGTGATCTACGAGCGCGAAGCGCCGGAAGGCACCGTTAAAGACATTAAAGAACAAGAAGTCTACATGGGCGAAATTCCGCTCATGACCGACAACGGTACCTTTGTTATCAACGGTACTGAACGTGTTATCGTTTCTCAGCTGCACCGTAGCCCTGGCGTCTTCTTTGACAGCGATAAGGGTAAGACCCACTCATCTGGTAAGGTGCTTTATAACGCACGTATCATTCCTTACCGCGGGTCATGGCTGGACTTCGAATTCGATCCGAAAGACAACCTGTTTGTTCGTATCGACCGTCGTCGTAAGCTGCCGGCAACCATCATTCTGCGCGCGCTGAATTACACCACTGAGCAGATCCTTGACCTGTTCTTTGAAAAAGTAACCTTTGAAATTCGCGACAACAAATTGCAGATGGAACTGGTGCCGGAACGTCTGCGTGGCGAAACCGCGTCCTTCGATATCGAAGCGAACGGCAAAATGTATGTTGAGAAAGGCCGCCGTATCACTGCGCGCCATATCCGTCAGTTGGAAAAAGACGAGATTCAACATATCGAAGTACCGGTTGAGTACATCGCGGGCAAAGTGGCTGCTAAAGACTACGTTGATGAATCCACTGGCGAGCTGATCTGCCCGGCGAACATGGAGCTGTCGCTCGATCTGCTGGCGAAGCTGAGCCAGGCTGGTCACAAACGTATCGAAACCCTGTTCACCAACGATCTGGATCACGGTCCGTACATGTCTGAGACTGTGCGTGTCGACCCGACCAACGATCGTCTGAGCGCGCTGGTAGAAATCTACCGCATGATGCGCCCTGGTGAGCCGCCGACTCGCGAAGCTGCTGAAAGCCTGTTCGAGAACCTGTTCTTCTCCGAAGACCGCTACGATCTTTCTGCGGTTGGTCGTATGAAGTTCAACCGTTCTCTGCTGCGCGACAGCATCGAAGGTTCCGGTATCCTGAGCAAAGAAGACATCATCGAAGTGATGAAAAAGCTCATCGGTATCCGTAACGGCATCGGTGAAGTGGATGATATCGACCACCTCGGCAACCGTCGTATCCGTTCCGTTGGCGAAATGGCGGAAAACCAATTCCGCGTTGGCCTGGTGCGTGTAGAACGTGCGGTGAAAGAGCGTCTGTCTCTGGGCGATCTGGATACCCTGATGCCGCAGGACATGATCAACGCCAAGCCTATCTCTGCCGCAGTGAAAGAGTTCTTCGGTTCCAGCCAGCTGTCTCAGTTTATGGACCAGAACAACCCGCTGTCTGAGATTACGCACAAACGTCGTATCTCTGCACTCGGCCCAGGCGGTCTGACCCGTGAGCGTGCAGGCTTCGAAGTTCGAGACGTTCACCCGACCCACTACGGTCGCGTATGTCCGATCGAAACGCCTGAAGGTCCGAACATTGGTCTGATTAACTCCCTGTCCGTGTACGCACAGACTAACGAATACGGCTTCCTCGAAACGCCGTACCGTAAAGTGACTGACGGCGTGGTGACTGACGAGATCCATTACCTTTCTGCAATTGAAGAAGGTAACTACGTCATCGCTCAGGCGAACACCAACCTGACGGATGAAGGTCGTTTTGCAGAAGATCTGGTGACCTGCCGCAGCAAAGGCGAATCCAGCCTTTTCAGTGCAGACCAGGTTGACTACATGGACGTATCCACCCAGCAGGTGGTTTCCGTCGGTGCGTCCCTGATCCCGTTCCTGGAACACGATGACGCCAACCGTGCATTGATGGGTGCGAACATGCAACGTCAGGCGGTTCCGACTCTGCGCGCTGATAAGCCGCTGGTTGGTACCGGTATGGAACGTGCTGTTGCCGTTGACTCCGGTGTAACCGCAGTCGCTAAACGTGGCGGTACCGTTCAGTACGTGGATGCTTCCCGTATCGTTATCAAAGTTAACGAAGACGAGATGTACCCGGGCGAAGCAGGTATCGACATTTATAACCTGACCAAATACACCCGTTCTAACCAGAACACCTGCATCAATCAGATGCCGTGTGTCTATCTGGGTGAGCCAATTGAGCGCGGCGACGTGCTGGCAGACGGTCCGTCCACCGACCTCGGTGAACTGGCGCTCGGTCAGAACATGCGCGTAGCGTTCATGCCGTGGAACGGTTACAACTTCGAAGACTCCATTCTTGTCTCCGAGCGTGTGGTTCAGGAAGATCGTTTCACCACTATTCACATCCAGGAACTGGCTTGTGTGTCCCGTGACACCAAACTGGGGCCGGAAGAGATCACTGCTGATATCCCGAACGTGGGTGAAGCTGCGCTCTCCAAACTGGATGAATCCGGTATCGTTTACATCGGTGCAGAAGTGACCGGCGGCGACATTCTGGTTGGTAAGGTAACGCCGAAAGGTGAAACCCAGCTGACGCCAGAAGAGAAACTGCTGCGCGCCATCTTCGGTGAGAAAGCGTCTGACGTTAAAGACTCTTCTCTGCGCGTACCAAACGGTGTTTCCGGTACTGTTATCGATGTTCAGGTCTTCACCCGCGATGGCGTGGAAAAAGACAAACGTGCGCTGGAAATCGAAGAGATGCAGCTGAAGCAGGCGAAGAAAGACCTGTCTGAAGAATTGCAGATCCTCGAAGCTGGCCTGTTTAGCCGTATCCATACCGTGCTGGTTTCCGGTGGCGTTGAAGCTGACAAGCTCGACAAACTGCCGCGCGACCGCTGGCTGGAACTCGGCCTGACCGACGAAGCGAAACAAAATCAGCTGGAACAGCTGGCTGAGCAGTATGACGAACTGAAACACGAGTTCGAGAAAAAACTCGAAGCGAAACGCCGCAAAATCACTCAGGGCGACGATCTGGCACCGGGCGTGCTGAAGATTGTTAAGGTTTATCTGGCCGTGAAACGTCAGATCCAGCCGGGTGATAAAATGGCAGGTCGTCACGGTAACAAGGGTGTTATCTCCAAGATCAACCCGATCGAAGATATGCCATACGATGAAAACGGCACGCCGGTAGACATCGTACTGAACCCGCTGGGCGTACCGTCTCGTATGAACATCGGTCAGATCCTTGAAACCCACCTGGGTATGGCTGCGAAAGGTATTGGCGATAAGATCAACGCCATGCTGAAACAGCAGCAAGAAGTCGCGAAACTGCGCGAGTTCATCCAGCGTGCATACGATCTGGGCGCTGACGTTCGTCAGAAAGTCGACCTGAGCACCTTCAGCGATGAGGAAGTTCTGCGTCTGGCAGAAAACCTGCGCAAAGGCATGCCGATCGCAACGCCGGTCTTCGACGGTGCGAAAGAGTCTGAAATCAAGGAACTGTTACAGCTGGGTGGCCTGCCGACTTCCGGTCAGATCACACTGTTCGACGGTCGTACCGGTGAGCAGTTCGAGCGCCAGGTTACCGTTGGCTACATGTACATGCTGAAACTGAACCACCTGGTTGATGACAAAATGCATGCGCGTTCCACCGGTTCTTACAGCCTGGTTACTCAGCAGCCGCTGGGTGGTAAGGCGCAGTTCGGTGGTCAGCGCTTCGGGGAGATGGAAGTGTGGGCGCTGGAAGCTTATGGCGCGGCATACACCCTGCAAGAAATGCTTACCGTTAAGTCTGATGACGTGAACGGTCGTACCAAGATGTATAAAAACATCGTGGACGGCAACCATCAGATGGAACCGGGTATGCCAGAGTCCTTCAACGTACTGTTGAAAGAGATTCGTTCGCTGGGTATCAACATCGAGCTGGAAGACGAGTAA
- the rplJ gene encoding 50S ribosomal protein L10, producing MALNLQDKQAIVAEVSEVAKGALSAVVADSRGVTVDKMTELRKAGREAGVYMRVVRNTLLRRVVEGTQFECLKDAFVGPTLIAYSMEHPGAAARLFKDFAKANAKFEVKAAAFEGELIPASQIDRLATLPTYEEAIARLMATMKEASAGKLVRTLAAVRDAKEAA from the coding sequence ATGGCTTTAAATCTTCAAGACAAACAAGCGATTGTTGCTGAAGTCAGCGAAGTAGCCAAAGGCGCGCTGTCTGCGGTTGTTGCGGATTCCCGTGGCGTTACCGTAGATAAAATGACCGAACTGCGTAAAGCAGGTCGCGAAGCCGGCGTTTACATGCGTGTTGTTCGCAACACCCTGCTGCGCCGTGTTGTTGAAGGTACTCAGTTTGAGTGCCTGAAAGACGCGTTCGTTGGTCCGACCCTGATTGCATATTCTATGGAACACCCGGGCGCTGCTGCTCGTCTGTTCAAAGATTTCGCGAAAGCGAATGCAAAATTTGAGGTCAAAGCCGCTGCCTTTGAAGGTGAGTTGATCCCGGCGTCGCAGATCGATCGCCTGGCAACCCTGCCGACCTACGAAGAAGCAATTGCACGCCTGATGGCGACCATGAAAGAAGCCTCTGCTGGCAAACTGGTCCGCACTCTGGCTGCTGTACGCGATGCGAAAGAAGCTGCTTAA
- the rplA gene encoding 50S ribosomal protein L1: protein MAKLTKRMRVIRDKVDATKQYDINEAIALLKELATAKFVESVDVAVNLGIDARKSDQNVRGATVLPHGTGRSVRVAVFAQGPNAEAAKAAGAELVGMEDLAEQIKKGEMNFDVVIASPDAMRVVGQLGQVLGPRGLMPNPKVGTVTPNVAEAVKNAKAGQVRYRNDKNGIIHTTIGKVDFDADKLKENLESLLVALKKAKPSQAKGVYIKKVSISTTMGAGVAVDQAGLNAAAN, encoded by the coding sequence ATGGCTAAACTGACCAAGCGCATGCGCGTGATCCGTGACAAAGTTGATGCGACCAAACAGTACGACATCAACGAAGCCATTGCTCTGTTGAAAGAGCTGGCCACTGCTAAATTCGTCGAAAGCGTAGACGTTGCTGTTAACCTCGGCATCGACGCGCGTAAATCTGACCAGAACGTACGTGGTGCAACTGTACTGCCGCACGGTACTGGCCGTTCTGTTCGCGTAGCCGTATTTGCCCAGGGCCCGAACGCTGAAGCTGCTAAAGCAGCTGGCGCAGAGCTGGTAGGTATGGAAGATCTGGCTGAACAGATCAAAAAAGGCGAAATGAACTTTGACGTTGTTATTGCTTCCCCGGATGCAATGCGCGTTGTTGGTCAACTGGGCCAGGTTCTGGGTCCGCGTGGCCTGATGCCGAACCCGAAAGTGGGTACTGTAACGCCGAACGTTGCTGAAGCAGTTAAAAACGCTAAAGCAGGTCAGGTTCGTTACCGTAACGACAAAAACGGCATCATCCACACCACCATCGGTAAAGTGGACTTTGACGCTGATAAACTGAAAGAAAACCTGGAATCTCTGCTGGTTGCGCTGAAAAAAGCAAAACCGTCTCAGGCGAAAGGCGTGTACATCAAGAAAGTTAGCATCTCCACCACCATGGGTGCTGGTGTTGCGGTAGACCAGGCTGGTCTGAACGCAGCGGCGAACTAA
- the rplK gene encoding 50S ribosomal protein L11: protein MAKKVQAYVKLQVAAGMANPSPPVGPALGQQGVNIMEFCKAFNAKTDSIEKGLPIPVVITVYADRSFTFITKTPPAAVLLKKAAGIKSGSGKPNKDKVGKISRAQLQEIAQTKAADMTGADIEAMTRSIEGTARSMGLVVED, encoded by the coding sequence ATGGCTAAGAAAGTCCAGGCCTACGTCAAGCTGCAAGTTGCAGCTGGCATGGCAAACCCGAGCCCACCGGTTGGTCCGGCTCTGGGTCAGCAGGGTGTTAACATCATGGAATTCTGTAAAGCGTTTAACGCCAAAACTGATTCCATCGAAAAAGGTCTGCCGATTCCGGTTGTTATTACCGTTTACGCTGACCGTTCCTTCACTTTCATTACCAAAACGCCTCCGGCAGCAGTTCTGCTGAAGAAAGCGGCTGGTATCAAGTCTGGTTCCGGCAAGCCGAACAAAGACAAAGTGGGCAAAATCTCCCGCGCTCAGTTGCAGGAAATCGCTCAGACTAAAGCCGCGGACATGACCGGTGCTGACATTGAAGCGATGACTCGCTCAATCGAAGGTACTGCACGTTCCATGGGCCTGGTAGTGGAGGATTAA
- the nusG gene encoding transcription termination/antitermination protein NusG: MSEAPKKRWYVVQAFSGFEGRVATSLREHIKLHNMEELFGEVMVPTEEVVEIRGGQRRKSERKFFPGYVLVQMVMNDASWHLVRSVPRVMGFIGGTSDRPAPISDKEVDAIMNRLQQVGDKPRPKTLFEPGEMVRVSDGPFADFNGVVEEVDYEKSRLKVSVSIFGRATPVELDFSQVEKA; the protein is encoded by the coding sequence ATGTCTGAAGCTCCTAAAAAGCGCTGGTACGTCGTTCAGGCGTTTTCCGGTTTTGAAGGCCGCGTAGCTACATCGCTGCGCGAGCATATCAAATTACACAATATGGAAGAGTTGTTTGGTGAAGTCATGGTGCCGACCGAAGAAGTGGTCGAAATCCGTGGCGGCCAGCGTCGTAAAAGCGAACGCAAATTCTTCCCGGGCTACGTGCTTGTCCAGATGGTAATGAACGACGCCAGCTGGCACCTGGTACGCAGCGTTCCGCGCGTAATGGGCTTCATCGGTGGTACTTCCGATCGTCCTGCACCAATTAGCGATAAAGAAGTGGATGCGATCATGAACCGCCTCCAGCAGGTTGGTGATAAACCGCGTCCGAAAACGCTGTTCGAGCCGGGTGAAATGGTCCGCGTTAGTGATGGTCCGTTTGCCGACTTTAATGGTGTGGTTGAAGAAGTGGACTATGAAAAGTCTCGCCTGAAAGTTTCCGTTTCTATCTTCGGTCGTGCGACCCCGGTAGAGCTGGATTTCAGCCAGGTCGAAAAAGCCTAA
- the rpoC gene encoding DNA-directed RNA polymerase subunit beta': protein MKDLLKFLKAQTKTEEFDAIKIALASPDMIRSWSFGEVKKPETINYRTFKPERDGLFCARIFGPVKDYECLCGKYKRLKHRGVICEKCGVEVTQTKVRRERMGHIELASPTAHIWFLKSLPSRIGLLLDMPLRDIERVLYFESYVVIEGGMTNLERNQILTEEQYLDALEEFGDEFDAKMGAEAIQALLKSMDLEQECEQLREELNETNSETKRKKLTKRIKLLEAFVQSGNKPEWMILTVLPVLPPDLRPLVPLDGGRFATSDLNDLYRRVINRNNRLKRLLDLAAPDIIVRNEKRMLQEAVDALLDNGRRGRAITGSNKRPLKSLADMIKGKQGRFRQNLLGKRVDYSGRSVITVGPYLRLHQCGLPKKMALELFKPFIYGKLELRGLATTIKAAKKMVEREEAVVWDILDEVIREHPVLLNRAPTLHRLGIQAFEPVLIEGKAIQLHPLVCAAYNADFDGDQMAVHVPLTLEAQLEARALMMSTNNILSPANGEPIIVPSQDVVLGLYYMTRDCVNAKGEGMVLTGPKEAERIYRAGLASLHARVKVRITEYEKDANGEFVAKTSLKDTTVGRAILWMIVPKGLPFSIVNQALGKKAISKMLNTCYRILGLKPTVIFADQTMYTGFAYAARSGASVGIDDMVIPEKKHEIISEAEAEVAEIQEQFQSGLVTAGERYNKVIDIWAAANDRVSKAMMDNLQTETVINRDGVEEQQVSFNSIYMMADSGARGSAAQIRQLAGMRGLMAKPDGSIIETPITANFREGLNVLQYFISTHGARKGLADTALKTANSGYLTRRLVDVAQDLVVTEDDCGTLEGITMTPVIEGGDVKEPLRDRVLGRVTAEDILKPGTADILVPRNTLLHEQWCDLLEANSVDSVKVRSVVSCDTDFGVCAHCYGRDLARGHIINKGEAIGVIAAQSIGEPGTQLTMRTFHIGGAASRAAAESSIQVKNKGSIRLSNAKSVVNSSGKLVVTSRNTELKLIDEFGRTKESYKVPYGAVMAKGDGEQVAGGETVANWDPHTMPVITEVAGFIRFTDMIDGQTITRQTDELTGLSSLVVLDSAERTSGGKDLRPALKIVDANGNDVLIPGTDMPAQYFLPGKAIVQLEDGVQISSGDTLARIPQESGGTKDITGGLPRVADLFEARRPKEPAILAEISGIISFGKETKGKRRLVITPVDGSDPYEEMIPKWRQLNVFEGERVERGDVVSDGPEAPHDILRLRGVHAVTRYITNEVQDVYRLQGVKINDKHIEVIVRQMLRKATIANAGSSDFLEGEQVEYSRVKIANRELEANGKIAATYARDLLGITKASLATESFISAASFQETTRVLTEAAVAGKRDELRGLKENVIVGRLIPAGTGYAYHQDRMRRRAAGELPAAPQVTAEDASASLAELLNAGLGGSDNE, encoded by the coding sequence GTGAAAGACTTATTAAAGTTTCTGAAAGCGCAAACTAAAACCGAAGAGTTTGATGCGATCAAAATTGCTCTGGCTTCGCCAGACATGATCCGTTCATGGTCTTTTGGTGAAGTTAAAAAGCCGGAAACCATCAACTACCGTACGTTCAAACCTGAGCGTGACGGCCTTTTCTGTGCGCGTATTTTCGGGCCAGTAAAAGACTATGAGTGCCTGTGCGGTAAGTACAAGCGCCTGAAACACCGCGGTGTGATTTGTGAGAAGTGCGGCGTTGAAGTGACCCAGACTAAAGTGCGTCGTGAACGCATGGGCCACATCGAGCTGGCTTCCCCGACCGCGCACATTTGGTTCCTGAAATCTCTGCCGTCCCGTATCGGCCTGCTGCTGGATATGCCGCTGCGTGATATCGAACGTGTTCTGTACTTCGAATCCTATGTGGTTATCGAAGGCGGTATGACCAATCTGGAGCGTAACCAGATCCTGACCGAAGAACAGTACCTGGACGCGCTGGAAGAGTTCGGTGACGAATTCGACGCGAAGATGGGCGCAGAAGCGATTCAGGCCCTGCTGAAAAGCATGGATCTGGAGCAGGAATGCGAACAGCTGCGTGAAGAACTGAATGAAACCAACTCCGAAACCAAACGTAAGAAGCTGACCAAGCGTATCAAGCTGCTGGAAGCGTTCGTACAGTCTGGTAACAAACCGGAGTGGATGATCCTGACCGTTCTGCCAGTGCTGCCGCCGGACCTGCGTCCGCTGGTTCCGCTGGACGGTGGTCGTTTCGCAACGTCGGATCTGAACGATCTGTACCGTCGCGTGATCAACCGTAACAACCGTCTGAAACGCCTGCTGGATCTGGCGGCACCGGACATTATCGTACGCAACGAAAAACGTATGTTGCAGGAAGCGGTTGACGCCCTGCTGGATAACGGTCGTCGCGGTCGTGCGATCACCGGTTCCAACAAACGTCCGCTGAAATCTTTGGCCGATATGATCAAAGGTAAACAGGGTCGTTTCCGTCAGAACCTGCTCGGTAAGCGTGTTGACTACTCCGGTCGTTCTGTTATCACCGTAGGTCCATATCTGCGTCTGCATCAGTGCGGTCTGCCGAAGAAAATGGCGCTGGAGCTGTTCAAACCGTTCATCTACGGCAAGCTGGAACTGCGTGGCCTCGCCACCACCATCAAAGCTGCGAAGAAAATGGTTGAGCGCGAAGAAGCTGTCGTTTGGGATATCCTGGACGAAGTTATCCGCGAACACCCGGTACTGCTGAACCGTGCACCAACCCTGCACCGTTTGGGTATCCAGGCGTTTGAACCGGTTCTGATCGAAGGTAAAGCAATCCAGCTGCACCCGCTGGTTTGTGCGGCATATAACGCCGACTTCGATGGTGACCAGATGGCAGTTCACGTACCGCTGACGCTGGAAGCCCAGCTGGAAGCGCGTGCGCTGATGATGTCTACCAACAACATCCTGTCTCCGGCGAACGGCGAACCTATCATCGTTCCGTCTCAGGACGTTGTACTGGGTCTGTACTACATGACCCGTGACTGTGTTAACGCCAAAGGCGAAGGCATGGTGCTGACTGGCCCGAAAGAAGCTGAGCGTATTTACCGCGCTGGCCTGGCCTCTCTGCATGCGCGCGTTAAAGTGCGTATCACCGAGTATGAAAAAGATGCTAACGGCGAATTCGTTGCGAAAACCAGCCTGAAAGACACGACCGTTGGCCGTGCCATTCTGTGGATGATCGTACCGAAAGGTCTGCCTTTCTCCATCGTCAACCAGGCGCTGGGCAAGAAGGCTATCTCCAAAATGCTGAACACCTGTTACCGCATTCTGGGCCTGAAACCGACCGTTATCTTCGCGGACCAGACGATGTACACCGGCTTTGCTTATGCAGCGCGTTCAGGTGCATCTGTTGGTATCGATGACATGGTCATCCCGGAGAAGAAACACGAGATCATCTCTGAAGCGGAAGCGGAAGTTGCCGAGATTCAGGAGCAGTTCCAGTCTGGTCTGGTAACCGCTGGCGAACGCTATAACAAAGTTATCGATATTTGGGCTGCGGCGAACGATCGCGTATCCAAAGCGATGATGGATAACCTGCAAACTGAAACCGTTATTAACCGTGACGGCGTTGAAGAGCAGCAGGTTTCCTTTAACAGCATCTACATGATGGCCGACTCCGGTGCGCGTGGTTCCGCCGCCCAGATTCGTCAGCTTGCTGGTATGCGTGGTCTGATGGCGAAGCCGGATGGCTCCATCATCGAAACGCCGATCACCGCGAACTTCCGTGAAGGTCTGAACGTACTCCAGTACTTCATCTCCACGCACGGTGCGCGTAAAGGTCTGGCGGATACCGCACTGAAAACCGCGAACTCCGGTTACCTGACGCGTCGTCTGGTAGACGTAGCGCAGGACCTGGTAGTAACCGAAGACGATTGTGGCACCCTCGAAGGGATCACCATGACGCCGGTTATCGAAGGTGGTGATGTTAAAGAGCCGCTGCGCGATCGCGTTCTGGGTCGTGTAACTGCTGAAGACATTCTGAAGCCGGGCACCGCAGATATTCTGGTTCCGCGCAACACGCTGCTGCACGAACAGTGGTGTGACCTGCTGGAAGCGAACTCTGTTGACTCCGTCAAAGTGCGTTCCGTTGTATCTTGTGACACCGACTTTGGTGTGTGCGCCCACTGCTATGGTCGTGACCTGGCGCGTGGCCACATCATCAACAAGGGTGAAGCTATCGGCGTTATCGCGGCACAGTCCATCGGTGAGCCGGGTACACAGCTGACGATGCGTACGTTCCACATCGGTGGTGCGGCATCTCGTGCGGCTGCTGAATCCAGCATCCAGGTGAAAAACAAAGGTAGCATCCGTCTGAGCAACGCGAAGTCGGTTGTTAACTCCAGCGGAAAACTGGTTGTCACCTCCCGTAACACTGAGCTGAAACTGATCGACGAATTCGGTCGTACCAAAGAAAGCTATAAAGTGCCTTACGGTGCGGTCATGGCGAAGGGTGATGGCGAGCAGGTTGCTGGCGGCGAAACCGTTGCAAACTGGGATCCGCACACCATGCCGGTTATCACTGAAGTGGCGGGTTTCATCCGCTTCACTGACATGATCGATGGTCAGACGATTACCCGTCAGACCGACGAACTGACCGGTCTCTCTTCGCTGGTGGTTCTGGACTCCGCAGAGCGTACCTCTGGTGGTAAAGACCTGCGTCCGGCACTGAAAATCGTTGATGCCAATGGCAACGACGTACTGATCCCAGGCACCGATATGCCTGCACAGTACTTCCTGCCGGGTAAAGCGATTGTTCAGCTGGAAGATGGCGTACAGATCAGCTCTGGTGATACCCTGGCGCGTATTCCGCAGGAATCCGGCGGTACCAAGGATATTACCGGTGGTCTGCCGCGCGTTGCGGATCTGTTCGAAGCACGTCGTCCGAAAGAGCCGGCAATCCTGGCTGAAATCAGCGGTATCATTTCCTTCGGTAAAGAGACCAAAGGGAAACGCCGCCTGGTGATCACGCCGGTTGACGGTAGCGATCCGTACGAAGAGATGATTCCGAAATGGCGTCAGCTCAACGTGTTCGAAGGTGAACGTGTAGAACGTGGTGACGTGGTTTCTGACGGTCCGGAAGCACCGCACGACATTCTGCGTCTTCGTGGCGTACACGCGGTAACGCGTTATATCACCAACGAAGTACAGGACGTTTACCGTCTGCAAGGCGTTAAGATCAACGATAAGCACATCGAAGTTATCGTTCGTCAGATGCTGCGTAAAGCCACCATCGCTAACGCAGGAAGTTCCGACTTCCTGGAAGGTGAGCAGGTTGAATACTCTCGCGTCAAGATCGCTAACCGCGAACTGGAAGCGAACGGCAAAATTGCGGCAACGTATGCTCGCGATCTGCTGGGTATCACCAAAGCGTCTCTGGCTACCGAGTCCTTCATCTCCGCGGCATCGTTCCAGGAGACGACGCGTGTGCTTACCGAAGCAGCCGTTGCGGGCAAACGCGACGAACTGCGCGGTCTGAAAGAGAACGTGATCGTGGGTCGTCTGATCCCGGCCGGTACCGGTTACGCGTACCACCAGGATCGTATGCGCCGTCGCGCCGCTGGCGAACTGCCGGCAGCACCGCAGGTGACTGCGGAAGATGCGTCCGCGAGCCTGGCAGAACTGCTGAACGCAGGTCTGGGTGGTTCAGACAACGAGTAA